The following proteins are co-located in the Sulfurospirillum deleyianum DSM 6946 genome:
- a CDS encoding sensor domain-containing diguanylate cyclase, which produces MNDASIFLKAILNSMTEQIAVLDFEGNIVFVNQSWIDFSLNNDAKPIEWESVNYLKICEHAAQHGDTGASKALKGILKIIHKEEESFYLEYPCHSPTQKRWFMMRVTPLLSFEQSYVVIAHHNITERKIAENAILNLSKVDGLTKLPNYRAFSQFLSHEWRRAMRTHTPLTMAMIDIDYFKYINDTYGHLKGDEYLRKIAHMLQRTIHRPSDLCARYGGEEFVIILGDTPLEKALGMMQTCLEKTIALRLPNPKSPIMPILTLSIGVVSVYPKPDMNEKAFIQKADELLYLAKKQGRNQLAYEL; this is translated from the coding sequence ATGAATGACGCTTCAATCTTTTTAAAAGCTATTTTAAATTCCATGACCGAACAGATTGCCGTCCTTGATTTTGAAGGGAACATCGTTTTTGTCAATCAAAGCTGGATTGATTTTAGCCTTAACAACGACGCAAAACCCATTGAGTGGGAGAGCGTCAATTATTTAAAGATTTGCGAACACGCCGCACAGCATGGTGATACAGGCGCTTCTAAAGCACTTAAAGGTATTCTTAAAATCATTCACAAAGAAGAAGAGAGCTTTTATCTGGAGTATCCTTGCCACAGCCCCACGCAAAAACGCTGGTTTATGATGCGTGTTACCCCACTGCTCTCTTTTGAGCAAAGCTACGTGGTTATTGCTCACCACAATATCACTGAGCGTAAAATAGCAGAAAATGCCATTTTGAATCTCTCTAAAGTAGATGGGCTGACTAAACTTCCCAATTACCGAGCCTTTAGCCAATTTTTATCACATGAGTGGCGACGTGCAATGCGGACTCACACACCCCTTACGATGGCGATGATAGACATTGACTATTTTAAATACATCAACGACACCTACGGACACCTCAAAGGTGATGAATACCTTCGCAAAATCGCCCATATGCTCCAACGAACCATTCATCGACCCAGCGATTTATGCGCACGCTATGGGGGTGAAGAGTTTGTGATTATTTTAGGGGACACGCCACTTGAAAAGGCACTGGGGATGATGCAAACGTGCTTAGAAAAAACAATAGCACTGAGGCTCCCCAACCCAAAATCGCCGATTATGCCCATTCTTACACTGAGTATTGGCGTGGTGAGTGTCTATCCAAAGCCTGATATGAATGAAAAGGCGTTTATTCAAAAAGCCGATGAGCTCTTGTATTTGGCAAAAAAACAAGGGCGTAACCAACTCGCTTATGAACTCTAA
- a CDS encoding permease, translated as MFEWWETLSAWLVFYLFGLEKGLQLGEAVHFFLYDTLKIYILLVMIIFAVSFLRTYFNTEKVRVYLQGKSEFSGNILASLFGIITPFCSCSAIPLFLGFMQARIPMGITFSFLISAPLNNEIAIAMLFGLFGWKITALYIGCGLLVAILGGFIIGKCKLEKYVLIPVTPMSGDLEDIEIKMSIKKRAKDAWAYTIDIFKKIYLYVLMGVGIGAFIHGYIPTEFIANYAGGDAWYAVPLAVLLGIPMYSNAAGVMPLIEVLTGKGMLLGTALSFMMAITALSLPEAMILKRILHVKLIALFFGVVGFGILVVGYLFNAIL; from the coding sequence ATGTTTGAGTGGTGGGAGACGTTGAGTGCTTGGCTGGTTTTTTATTTGTTTGGATTAGAAAAAGGCTTACAGCTTGGTGAAGCGGTGCACTTTTTTCTCTACGATACCCTTAAAATTTATATACTTTTAGTGATGATTATTTTTGCGGTGAGTTTTTTGCGTACTTATTTCAATACCGAAAAAGTACGGGTCTATTTGCAAGGAAAGAGTGAGTTTAGTGGCAATATTTTAGCCTCCCTCTTTGGCATTATTACCCCATTTTGTAGTTGTTCGGCGATTCCTCTTTTTTTAGGGTTTATGCAAGCGCGCATTCCTATGGGCATTACCTTTAGTTTTCTCATCTCCGCACCTCTCAATAATGAAATTGCCATTGCAATGCTCTTTGGGCTTTTTGGTTGGAAGATTACGGCACTCTATATTGGGTGTGGACTTTTGGTGGCGATTTTGGGGGGATTTATCATTGGAAAATGCAAGCTAGAAAAATATGTTCTGATTCCAGTTACACCTATGAGTGGGGATTTGGAAGATATTGAAATTAAGATGAGCATAAAAAAAAGAGCCAAAGATGCATGGGCATATACCATAGATATTTTCAAAAAAATATATCTTTATGTGCTGATGGGTGTGGGCATTGGGGCGTTTATTCACGGGTATATTCCTACTGAATTTATCGCCAATTATGCAGGCGGTGATGCGTGGTATGCGGTGCCTTTGGCGGTATTACTCGGCATTCCCATGTATTCCAATGCAGCGGGGGTTATGCCTTTAATTGAAGTGTTAACAGGAAAAGGAATGTTGCTTGGAACAGCGCTTAGTTTTATGATGGCGATTACGGCGCTAAGCTTACCTGAGGCGATGATCCTCAAGCGCATTTTACATGTAAAGCTTATTGCGCTCTTTTTTGGCGTCGTGGGATTTGGAATTTTGGTGGTAGGCTATCTTTTTAATGCGATTTTATAA
- a CDS encoding sensor domain-containing diguanylate cyclase encodes MRLKTKVVVIIAGLLLGVSILGSLFNYLKSVNETQAQLQNTSLPLSVDNIYTEIQQRMIEPLLVSSLMAHDTFMRDWIMEGEGDMNGIVRYLTEIQQKYDIFTTFLVSDVTKHYYHPRGFIDVVNEQNSADAWYFRFKNQPEVYEINLDYNANLSDALIMFINYKVMNYKNEMIGATGVGVKLLNIEAMLNSFKSKYKYDVYFIDPKGELMLYSQGLNKRGNIANIAGLSELKEAIFSGKQTQFEYKDTEGEYLLNTKYIDKLKLHLFVEINKKEYLATLQKTFYTNLLMSLLVTLLVIAIIVYTINIYQKQLVQLASEDALTKLYNRREFNEQFERFSKMHHKGQTSLALMLIDVDDFKEVNDTFGHLVGDEVLVRLAQLLKENVRSSDIVARWGGEEFAILLVGVCIETTEEIAQILCERIKHDAVLQGILGRALSVSIGVGMFNHLESQDGLVHKVDNALYAAKKAGKDQVVIA; translated from the coding sequence ATGCGGTTAAAAACAAAAGTGGTTGTGATTATTGCGGGTTTGTTGTTGGGTGTTTCGATTTTAGGGTCGTTGTTTAATTATCTTAAAAGTGTCAATGAGACGCAAGCGCAACTGCAAAACACCTCTTTGCCCCTTTCGGTGGATAATATCTATACCGAAATTCAACAGCGCATGATTGAGCCATTGCTTGTCTCCTCGCTGATGGCGCACGATACTTTTATGCGGGATTGGATTATGGAGGGAGAGGGCGACATGAATGGCATTGTGCGCTATCTCACTGAGATTCAGCAAAAATATGACATTTTTACCACCTTTTTGGTCTCCGATGTGACCAAACACTACTACCACCCTCGTGGATTTATTGATGTGGTCAATGAGCAAAACAGTGCGGATGCGTGGTACTTTCGGTTTAAAAATCAGCCTGAGGTATATGAAATTAATTTAGACTACAATGCAAATTTAAGCGATGCGCTGATTATGTTTATTAACTACAAGGTGATGAACTACAAAAATGAGATGATTGGCGCAACGGGTGTGGGTGTGAAGCTCTTAAACATCGAGGCGATGCTCAACTCCTTTAAGAGCAAATACAAATACGATGTCTATTTTATTGACCCAAAAGGCGAACTCATGCTCTACTCACAAGGGCTGAACAAACGAGGAAATATCGCCAATATTGCGGGACTTAGTGAGCTTAAAGAGGCGATTTTTAGTGGAAAACAGACGCAATTTGAGTACAAAGACACAGAGGGCGAATACCTTTTAAACACTAAATACATCGACAAACTCAAACTCCATCTTTTTGTGGAGATTAATAAAAAAGAGTATTTGGCTACCTTGCAAAAAACCTTTTACACCAACTTGCTCATGTCGCTTTTGGTGACACTGCTGGTGATTGCGATTATTGTCTATACGATTAATATCTATCAAAAACAGTTGGTACAGCTTGCGAGTGAAGATGCTTTGACGAAGCTGTACAATCGTAGAGAGTTTAATGAGCAATTTGAGAGATTCTCTAAAATGCATCATAAAGGTCAGACTTCTTTGGCATTGATGCTCATTGATGTGGATGATTTTAAAGAGGTCAATGATACGTTTGGGCATTTGGTCGGGGATGAAGTTTTAGTGCGATTAGCTCAACTTTTAAAAGAAAATGTACGTTCTTCGGATATTGTGGCACGCTGGGGAGGGGAAGAGTTTGCGATTTTATTGGTAGGAGTTTGCATTGAAACCACAGAGGAGATTGCGCAGATTCTTTGTGAGCGTATTAAACACGATGCTGTATTGCAAGGCATTTTAGGAAGAGCTTTGAGTGTGAGTATCGGTGTGGGGATGTTTAACCATTTGGAGAGTCAAGACGGGTTGGTTCATAAAGTGGACAATGCGCTCTATGCGGCAAAAAAAGCGGGTAAAGACCAAGTGGTTATTGCCTAG
- the mnmA gene encoding tRNA 2-thiouridine(34) synthase MnmA, with protein sequence MKIALLMSGGIDSSYCAYLLKEEGHEVVGIYLKLHDDDKKHGVNIANIEKVSQHLGIKTHIIDAKALFKEQIYDYFVRSYEQGLTPNPCAFCNPKMKFGFAFEKALEFGCEKIATGHYARVKEGHIQEAKDKSKDQSYFLFGLKREVIEKIIFPLGEMKKEEIKPIALEKLPWLGSLESYKDSQEICFVTDTYIDILQKHLNVDQKGLIKDTSGKVIGEHKGYMHYTIGKRKGLTINGAHDPHFVVGIDAKTNTVIAGKKEELLQKRVVAQNFSLAEDFKEGTYGVKVRYRSPQVKAHVKIEGDKIITELEEGVYGLASGQALVVYQNDLVLGGGWIEA encoded by the coding sequence ATGAAAATTGCACTATTAATGAGCGGAGGTATCGACTCAAGTTACTGCGCTTATTTGCTCAAAGAAGAAGGTCATGAGGTTGTGGGGATTTACCTCAAACTGCATGATGATGACAAAAAACACGGCGTTAATATCGCCAATATCGAAAAAGTAAGCCAACACTTAGGCATAAAAACACACATCATTGACGCTAAAGCACTTTTTAAAGAGCAGATTTATGACTACTTTGTGCGCTCCTATGAACAAGGCTTAACGCCCAATCCCTGCGCCTTTTGTAACCCTAAGATGAAATTTGGCTTTGCGTTTGAGAAAGCCCTAGAATTTGGGTGTGAAAAAATCGCCACAGGACACTACGCTAGAGTAAAAGAGGGGCATATTCAAGAAGCAAAGGATAAAAGCAAAGACCAAAGTTACTTCCTTTTTGGACTCAAACGTGAAGTGATTGAAAAAATCATTTTCCCCTTAGGTGAGATGAAAAAAGAGGAGATTAAACCCATCGCTCTTGAAAAATTGCCGTGGCTTGGAAGTTTGGAGAGCTATAAAGATTCGCAAGAGATTTGTTTTGTCACCGATACCTACATCGACATCCTTCAAAAACACCTCAATGTCGACCAAAAGGGACTTATTAAAGATACAAGCGGAAAGGTGATTGGTGAACACAAAGGCTACATGCACTACACCATTGGAAAGCGCAAAGGACTCACCATCAACGGCGCACATGACCCTCATTTTGTCGTAGGCATTGACGCTAAAACGAACACCGTGATTGCAGGCAAAAAAGAGGAGTTGCTTCAAAAACGTGTGGTGGCACAAAACTTCTCTTTAGCTGAGGATTTTAAAGAGGGAACATATGGCGTCAAAGTGCGCTACCGAAGCCCTCAAGTCAAAGCCCATGTAAAAATCGAGGGTGATAAAATCATCACCGAACTTGAAGAGGGTGTGTATGGCTTAGCCAGCGGTCAAGCCCTTGTGGTCTATCAAAATGATTTAGTCTTAGGCGGAGGATGGATAGAAGCGTAA
- a CDS encoding arsenate reductase ArsC — MKKVLILCTGNSCRSIIAEALVNAKLEGIEAYSAGVRASGKVNAYAKRVLEEEGIWKDSYYSKTVDEVLHVNFDLVVTVCDHANETCPMFPKAIPKIHVGFSDPDGKDYGAFILTCKAIEAELLPIIKEKIIF; from the coding sequence ATGAAAAAAGTGTTGATTTTGTGTACGGGAAACAGTTGCCGAAGCATCATCGCAGAAGCGCTGGTGAATGCGAAGTTAGAAGGCATTGAAGCTTACAGTGCGGGGGTTCGTGCGAGTGGAAAAGTCAATGCGTATGCGAAAAGAGTCTTAGAAGAAGAGGGCATTTGGAAGGATTCGTACTATTCTAAAACAGTGGATGAAGTCTTACATGTAAACTTTGATTTGGTGGTGACAGTGTGTGACCATGCGAACGAGACGTGCCCCATGTTTCCTAAAGCGATTCCTAAAATTCATGTGGGATTTTCTGATCCTGATGGGAAAGATTATGGGGCGTTTATTCTTACATGTAAAGCCATTGAAGCAGAACTTTTACCGATTATCAAAGAAAAAATTATTTTCTGA
- a CDS encoding rod shape-determining protein translates to MFSFIRSSNASFAIDLGTNNTLVYQPHKGIILEEPTSIAFDSKRRSFFECGESSKRMVGKNPKNIEIMQPLSKGAISNLTVAKAYIKEVIARISRKNFLKPHIVVSVPSDLNVMERNAVIEAGREGGAKSVQLIKDPLAAALGSHHAVEKPQGVLVLDVGAGVSDISLLSLGGIVMSKSLRMAGNDIDEAIIEYFKASKRVLISPLDAERIKHELGNLFKEEEKVLNVSVKNLITRLPETFYVSSLDVHQAILPIADKIVRLTHSMLSELPPVFAQDIYDRGIVLTGGSSMLKGLDAYLSSKLEIAVNPVENPLHNIILGAGRVIEEERYGSLLGA, encoded by the coding sequence ATGTTTTCGTTTATACGTTCTTCAAACGCATCGTTTGCCATTGATTTAGGGACGAACAATACCCTTGTGTATCAACCACATAAGGGTATTATTTTAGAAGAGCCTACCTCTATTGCGTTTGATTCGAAGCGACGCTCTTTTTTTGAATGTGGTGAGAGTTCTAAACGGATGGTTGGCAAAAATCCAAAAAATATTGAGATTATGCAACCGCTTTCTAAAGGTGCGATTTCAAATTTAACCGTAGCAAAAGCGTATATTAAAGAGGTCATCGCCCGTATTTCACGCAAGAATTTTTTAAAACCGCATATTGTGGTGAGTGTTCCGAGTGATTTAAATGTGATGGAACGCAATGCGGTGATTGAAGCGGGGCGTGAGGGGGGAGCTAAAAGTGTACAGCTGATTAAAGACCCTTTAGCCGCAGCGCTAGGTTCTCATCATGCGGTGGAAAAACCTCAAGGCGTTTTAGTTTTGGATGTGGGAGCGGGTGTCAGTGATATCTCCTTGCTTTCACTAGGGGGCATTGTGATGTCCAAATCGCTTCGTATGGCGGGTAATGACATTGACGAGGCGATTATTGAGTATTTTAAAGCCTCAAAGCGTGTGCTTATCTCTCCTTTAGATGCGGAGCGCATCAAACATGAGCTTGGAAATCTGTTTAAAGAAGAAGAGAAAGTGTTGAATGTCAGTGTGAAAAATCTCATTACCCGTTTGCCTGAGACTTTTTATGTGAGTTCTTTGGACGTTCATCAAGCTATTTTGCCCATTGCGGATAAAATAGTTAGGTTAACACACAGTATGCTCTCTGAACTTCCCCCTGTGTTTGCTCAGGATATTTACGATCGAGGTATTGTTCTAACTGGAGGCTCGTCGATGCTTAAAGGATTAGATGCTTACCTCTCTTCTAAGTTAGAGATTGCGGTCAATCCCGTGGAAAATCCTCTGCACAACATCATTTTAGGAGCGGGGCGTGTCATCGAAGAGGAGCGTTATGGGAGCCTTTTAGGGGCTTAA
- a CDS encoding thioredoxin family protein — MKIEILGTGCAKCASLYENTKKAVAQKGIFAQIEKVEDIVKIMEYGVTSTPALVVDGKVRSSGKLLSVEEILALV, encoded by the coding sequence ATGAAAATCGAAATTTTAGGAACAGGGTGTGCGAAGTGTGCTTCGTTGTACGAAAACACGAAAAAAGCCGTGGCGCAAAAAGGCATCTTTGCACAGATTGAAAAAGTGGAAGATATAGTGAAAATCATGGAGTATGGTGTCACGTCTACGCCTGCGTTGGTGGTGGATGGCAAGGTGCGAAGCAGTGGAAAGCTCCTAAGTGTTGAGGAAATTTTGGCGTTGGTGTGA
- a CDS encoding sulfite exporter TauE/SafE family protein has protein sequence MEYLLYFGVTLVISTLFSIGGTGSAVALIPVLSFLGVGFDLAKAVGLFANTASTIGASVMNALRKSIDVKHVLPFVLMSVVCSPLGAYVSTRIDVHWVKILFALFLLFSATMMFIQKKKGAFTYTKMWFMVCMGGIVGFLSGLLGIGGGAMIIPLLIYLGYDAKQTAITVSFMIPFSTLSAFITYVYLIEIDWILLGVVAIAAALGGVLGNYIMIFKLSVEQTRKFIALSLYLLGFKMLYTLMV, from the coding sequence ATGGAGTATTTACTTTATTTTGGGGTGACGCTGGTTATCTCAACTCTCTTTTCCATTGGAGGAACAGGTTCGGCAGTAGCACTCATTCCTGTGCTTAGTTTTTTAGGGGTAGGATTTGACCTTGCCAAAGCGGTCGGTTTGTTTGCCAACACAGCTTCAACGATAGGTGCATCGGTGATGAATGCCCTACGCAAAAGCATTGATGTCAAGCACGTCTTACCGTTTGTTTTAATGTCAGTAGTCTGTTCCCCTTTGGGTGCGTATGTCTCAACACGCATAGATGTCCATTGGGTGAAAATCCTTTTTGCTTTGTTCTTACTGTTTAGCGCCACGATGATGTTCATACAAAAGAAAAAAGGAGCATTCACCTATACGAAAATGTGGTTTATGGTGTGTATGGGTGGCATTGTTGGTTTTTTAAGTGGACTTTTGGGTATCGGTGGGGGAGCGATGATTATTCCTTTGTTGATTTATTTAGGATATGACGCAAAACAGACAGCCATTACCGTTAGTTTTATGATTCCATTTTCGACCCTTTCTGCTTTTATCACCTATGTTTATCTTATTGAGATAGATTGGATTTTGTTGGGTGTGGTTGCCATTGCGGCAGCTCTTGGGGGTGTGCTTGGCAATTATATTATGATTTTTAAACTCAGCGTTGAGCAGACACGAAAGTTTATCGCTTTGTCGTTGTATCTACTTGGGTTTAAAATGCTTTATACATTAATGGTATAA
- a CDS encoding ABC transporter permease: protein MKFNVYLLEFALFSLLRKGGKSVFVFILLTFLIFLLSSVLFIADGIKAELNGTLKTLPDITLQRLQAGKVVNTPLSRVEALLDIEGVSSVMPRVWGYYYFKPAGVNFSVVGIDDFTPIYTEGLQKIVDEHDVKALEKEEGMLVGVGVKEVLQAFHYEDFFNFITASGTWKKVQISGVFDTELSLQANDMMLLPTKSLYEIFGIPKEEATDVVLRVSNPLEVATVVSKINRLYPDMRAITKEDIRVSYQSIFDYKSGFFLSLFVVSAFTFLMIVYDKLSGLSSEERREIGVLKALGWSVDDILKERFYESFILCFSAFLLALALSMAYVFFFDAPLLRSLFSGYSTLKPSFEIPFSFNIPMLILLFLLSVPVYIGSVMIPSWRASILDADEVLR, encoded by the coding sequence ATGAAATTTAACGTCTATTTACTGGAATTTGCGCTCTTTTCTTTGTTGAGAAAAGGAGGGAAAAGCGTTTTTGTGTTTATCTTACTGACTTTTTTGATTTTTCTACTCTCTTCGGTGCTTTTTATCGCCGATGGTATTAAAGCTGAACTCAATGGTACGTTAAAAACACTGCCTGACATTACGCTTCAGCGTCTGCAAGCAGGGAAGGTCGTCAATACGCCTTTGAGTCGAGTAGAAGCGCTTTTGGACATTGAAGGGGTGAGTTCGGTGATGCCTCGGGTGTGGGGGTATTATTATTTCAAACCTGCGGGGGTGAATTTTTCTGTGGTAGGCATTGATGATTTTACGCCCATTTATACAGAGGGGTTGCAAAAAATTGTCGATGAACACGATGTGAAAGCTTTAGAAAAAGAGGAAGGTATGTTGGTGGGTGTTGGCGTGAAGGAGGTTTTACAAGCTTTTCATTATGAGGACTTTTTTAACTTTATTACGGCTTCTGGAACGTGGAAAAAGGTGCAGATTTCAGGGGTGTTTGATACGGAGCTTAGTTTGCAAGCCAACGATATGATGCTGCTTCCTACCAAAAGCCTTTATGAGATTTTTGGCATTCCCAAAGAGGAGGCAACGGATGTGGTGCTTAGGGTTTCAAATCCTTTGGAAGTTGCCACGGTGGTCTCAAAAATCAACCGTCTCTATCCTGATATGCGTGCCATTACCAAAGAGGATATTCGGGTGAGTTACCAGAGTATTTTTGATTATAAAAGCGGGTTTTTTCTAAGCCTTTTTGTGGTGAGTGCGTTTACTTTTTTAATGATAGTGTATGATAAATTAAGCGGACTGAGCAGTGAAGAGCGCAGAGAAATAGGCGTTTTAAAAGCGCTAGGATGGAGCGTGGATGATATTTTGAAAGAGCGATTTTATGAGAGTTTTATACTCTGTTTTAGTGCTTTTTTATTGGCTTTAGCACTTTCAATGGCGTATGTTTTCTTTTTCGATGCGCCCCTTTTACGCTCCCTTTTTAGTGGGTATTCGACGCTTAAACCCTCTTTTGAGATTCCTTTTAGCTTTAATATTCCCATGCTTATCCTCCTCTTTTTGCTCAGTGTGCCTGTGTATATAGGTTCAGTCATGATTCCTTCATGGAGAGCTTCCATACTAGATGCCGATGAGGTGCTTCGATGA
- a CDS encoding coiled-coil domain-containing protein has translation MEESIENFENSALSLSEVEERVDHFFQNFPIEAHKIHETLYGFEDSEMVEIIALMNNCKLPKHYASYKDFLREKIIQHLELQPNDLVLFVEGGVYIKLFFQLPQNEGESSDRRACGIEPALLEQYKKQFFPNDEYKKAILDLLHFVMEENLSFRKLTPASFKRVFIPVLVNLVETVVILQTHFEELKTIRGFSFYLLRELFDDMMLLIAQDILFHFSNTDRKAIEFLSAFSVHETIDSKGNRHKPNPILDESNHAWNITTIRSTMLQHKKAKQALYDKRNALITMKKKLEALKLDQKEILQEMNAIQNHLKAIEEKIAQIHRTIDKLEESSAEEVTFSENGVETVVGRKALMAKLFKKEDTFLSEKNKTRKSAEESEMRLSNKNKEIDLWEKRYAEAKAFVESSEKNTHPLDKQYERIQRALAKTLASR, from the coding sequence ATGGAAGAATCAATAGAAAATTTTGAAAACAGTGCCCTCTCTTTGAGCGAAGTTGAGGAGAGAGTCGATCACTTCTTTCAAAATTTTCCTATCGAAGCACATAAAATTCACGAAACCCTTTATGGATTTGAAGACAGCGAGATGGTCGAAATCATCGCCCTTATGAACAACTGTAAACTCCCAAAACATTACGCTTCTTACAAAGATTTTTTGCGTGAAAAAATCATCCAGCATTTAGAGCTTCAGCCCAATGATTTGGTGCTTTTTGTTGAAGGTGGCGTTTATATTAAACTCTTTTTTCAACTTCCTCAAAATGAAGGAGAGAGTTCAGACCGAAGAGCTTGTGGGATAGAACCTGCCCTTCTTGAACAGTACAAAAAGCAGTTTTTCCCTAACGATGAATATAAAAAAGCCATTTTAGACCTTTTGCACTTTGTTATGGAAGAAAACCTTAGCTTTCGAAAGTTAACACCTGCCTCTTTCAAGCGTGTTTTTATCCCCGTACTGGTTAATCTCGTTGAAACCGTTGTCATTTTACAGACTCATTTTGAAGAGCTTAAAACAATTCGGGGGTTTAGTTTCTACCTTTTACGTGAACTTTTTGATGATATGATGCTTCTTATTGCGCAAGATATTCTCTTTCATTTTTCTAACACCGATCGTAAAGCCATCGAATTTTTAAGTGCCTTTAGTGTGCATGAAACGATTGACTCCAAAGGGAATCGTCACAAACCCAATCCTATTTTAGATGAGAGCAACCATGCGTGGAACATCACCACCATTCGCTCTACGATGCTTCAACATAAAAAAGCCAAACAAGCGCTCTACGATAAGAGAAATGCCCTGATTACCATGAAAAAGAAACTTGAAGCGCTCAAACTCGACCAAAAAGAGATTTTACAAGAGATGAATGCCATTCAGAATCACCTAAAAGCCATTGAAGAGAAAATTGCTCAGATTCATCGCACCATTGATAAACTAGAAGAGAGCTCGGCGGAAGAGGTAACCTTTAGCGAAAATGGAGTCGAAACTGTTGTAGGACGCAAAGCATTGATGGCAAAACTCTTTAAAAAAGAGGATACTTTTTTAAGTGAAAAAAATAAAACACGCAAAAGTGCAGAAGAGAGTGAAATGCGCCTAAGCAATAAAAACAAAGAGATTGATCTTTGGGAAAAACGCTACGCTGAGGCTAAAGCCTTTGTTGAATCCTCAGAGAAAAACACCCATCCCCTCGATAAACAATACGAGCGCATTCAAAGAGCCTTAGCAAAAACCCTCGCCTCACGCTAA
- a CDS encoding DMT family transporter produces the protein MRYLIFVTLIWAFSFSFIGEFLSGSIDNYFAVLIRVSIASLIFLPLTRFRGIPRTLALKIMLIGSIQIGIMYLFFYHSFLYISVPEVILFTIFTPMYVTLVYDGLKMQFKPLYLISTGVAVLGAYIIRYHAINSEFIIGFLLVQGANIAFAIGQSGYKKVMESYPTISQKEIFGYFHFGAFFVSLIAFLLFANLEKTSPSLLQWGILLWLGCVASGVGYFWWNKGACEVDAGVLAIMNNALVPVGLLMNLLLWGSKTNLTLLLLGSIVIAFSLWLHSFFMRYYARQKDF, from the coding sequence ATGCGTTATTTGATTTTTGTAACTTTGATTTGGGCGTTTTCATTTAGTTTTATTGGCGAGTTTTTATCAGGTTCTATTGATAACTATTTTGCTGTACTCATTCGTGTCTCCATCGCTTCGCTTATTTTTTTGCCTTTAACCCGTTTTCGTGGCATCCCTAGAACCTTAGCACTTAAAATCATGCTCATCGGAAGCATTCAAATCGGCATCATGTACCTTTTTTTCTACCACTCTTTTTTATATATCAGTGTACCTGAGGTGATTTTATTTACCATTTTTACGCCCATGTACGTCACCCTTGTGTATGATGGCTTAAAAATGCAGTTCAAACCCCTCTATCTTATCAGCACAGGTGTAGCGGTTTTGGGAGCGTACATCATTCGCTATCATGCCATTAACTCGGAGTTTATCATTGGATTTTTACTCGTTCAAGGCGCAAATATCGCGTTTGCTATCGGTCAAAGTGGCTACAAAAAAGTGATGGAGTCCTACCCCACCATCTCTCAAAAAGAGATTTTTGGCTACTTTCACTTTGGCGCCTTTTTCGTCAGCCTCATCGCCTTTTTACTCTTTGCCAACCTCGAAAAAACGTCCCCTTCTTTGCTTCAATGGGGCATTTTACTCTGGCTTGGATGTGTTGCTTCAGGTGTGGGCTATTTTTGGTGGAACAAAGGAGCGTGTGAGGTGGATGCAGGTGTTTTGGCGATTATGAACAACGCTTTGGTGCCTGTGGGACTCTTAATGAATCTTCTGCTCTGGGGGAGTAAAACCAACCTCACCTTACTGCTTTTAGGAAGCATTGTCATTGCTTTTTCGCTTTGGTTGCACTCTTTTTTTATGCGTTATTACGCACGTCAAAAAGATTTTTAG